Proteins encoded in a region of the Salipiger sp. CCB-MM3 genome:
- a CDS encoding cation diffusion facilitator family transporter: MNRSVKIAIGSVFVGILVLAIKTLAWWLTGSVALLSDALESIVNVATALAALMAVHISSQPPDEDHPFGHHKAEYFSAVLEGVLIVVAAVLILREAWGAWQEPAPIEQAGLGLIINLSAGVLNAVWCWVLLREGRKLKSPALVADGKHLLTDVFSSAGVALGVGAAVLTGWLWLDALLAALVAVNILWSGWQVIRSSVGGLMDEAVPEEDLSEMRTIISANAEGAVEAHDLRSRRAGQAVFLEFHLVVPGEMSVVAAHDICDRIEHALQDAIEGCRVTIHVEPEHKAKHSGIVVL, translated from the coding sequence ATGAACCGCAGCGTGAAAATCGCCATTGGCAGCGTATTCGTCGGTATTCTCGTTCTGGCGATCAAGACGCTTGCCTGGTGGCTGACCGGCTCGGTGGCGCTGCTGTCGGACGCGCTGGAAAGCATCGTGAACGTGGCCACTGCGCTGGCGGCGCTGATGGCGGTGCATATCTCGTCGCAGCCGCCCGACGAGGATCATCCTTTCGGCCACCACAAGGCCGAGTATTTCAGCGCCGTGTTGGAAGGGGTGCTGATCGTTGTCGCGGCGGTGCTGATCCTGCGCGAGGCTTGGGGCGCGTGGCAGGAGCCCGCGCCGATCGAGCAGGCGGGGCTGGGGCTCATCATCAACCTCTCGGCAGGGGTGCTCAACGCGGTCTGGTGCTGGGTGCTGCTGCGCGAGGGGCGCAAGCTGAAGTCGCCCGCGCTCGTCGCCGATGGCAAGCATCTGCTGACCGATGTTTTCTCCTCGGCGGGCGTGGCGCTTGGCGTGGGCGCGGCTGTGCTCACCGGCTGGCTCTGGCTCGACGCGCTGCTGGCGGCGCTGGTGGCGGTCAACATCCTGTGGTCGGGCTGGCAGGTGATCCGCTCGTCGGTGGGCGGGCTGATGGATGAGGCGGTGCCCGAGGAAGACCTGTCGGAGATGCGCACGATCATCTCGGCCAATGCCGAGGGTGCGGTCGAGGCGCATGACCTGCGCTCGCGCCGGGCGGGGCAGGCGGTGTTTCTGGAGTTCCATCTGGTGGTGCCGGGAGAGATGAGCGTGGTCGCGGCGCATGACATCTGCGACCGGATCGAACACGCGCTGCAGGACGCCATTGAGGGCTGCCGTGTCACCATCCACGTGGAGCCGGAGCATAAGGCAAAGCACTCTGGGATCGTGGTGCTCTGA
- a CDS encoding GcvT family protein, with amino-acid sequence MKTDVKALVVGGGAVGTSIAYHLAKAGWSDVMLLERDELTSGSTWHAAGLLPYFNMSYATTHIHDYSIKFYKTLEEETGLNAGFSVVGNLRMAQTQARMDEYELYATTADTCGVPYEFMTPAQIKERWPLVNTDDLLGALYHPTDGYINPADVTMAMAKGARQRGVMIERKWQVDGYAWKGDHWEVTVTKTAEKGGNLISTDETVVIKAEHVVTATGNHAQRTAKLLGIKTPAIPVEHQFIVTEPDPALVEYRKAGNPEHPVLRDADAKWYVREERGGWILGPYELGAPACFKYGVPDSFRADLFPLDLERIEEEYMSMIHRIPTSETVGLKDDFNGPICYTPDGNPLIGPAPGLRNMWLAEGFSFGITAAGGAGYYLAQLMTEGEAEIDMGSLDPKRYGQDWMTTDYAVAKNEEAYEHVYILHHPDEERPRARPLRTAPAYERQKALGAQFGCVNGWERPNYYGPLDADDNFDHDARSFRRGGWWQYAMEEAKAIREGVGIIDASAFAKHVVKGPGATAFLDHLTCNKLPKVGRINLTYALSVKGTTRTEYTIVRLAEDEYYLVSAGALHAYDEDFLLKAAEDFGFDQGYFHIQDVTTQWAVYAVAGPKSRDLLNELVRDAEPETVLSNKRFPWLSMRNIELGMCPVRAIRVAYTGELGWELHVPVEMGLYLWDQLMAAGEKHGLKPVGTRAQNWLRQEKSYRAYGHELGRDATPMEADLPRFIDLSKDFAGKAAMEATGVRSKCVTVLIDGPEDADPWGREALFDGETRVGRLTSGGYSVAFGKSIGMGYVKPEQAVAGTKLKVKMQGKLWDAEVTEDSPYDPTNAKIRIDG; translated from the coding sequence ATGAAGACAGACGTGAAAGCCCTGGTGGTTGGCGGCGGTGCCGTCGGAACCTCAATTGCCTACCATCTCGCCAAGGCGGGCTGGTCCGACGTGATGCTGCTCGAACGTGACGAGCTGACCTCGGGCTCGACTTGGCACGCCGCCGGCCTGCTGCCTTATTTTAACATGAGCTATGCCACCACGCATATCCACGACTACTCGATCAAGTTCTACAAGACGCTCGAGGAAGAGACCGGGCTGAACGCCGGTTTCTCGGTGGTCGGCAACCTGCGCATGGCCCAGACGCAGGCGCGGATGGACGAATACGAGCTTTATGCCACCACCGCAGACACCTGCGGCGTGCCCTATGAGTTCATGACCCCCGCGCAGATCAAGGAGCGCTGGCCGCTGGTCAACACCGACGACCTGCTCGGCGCGCTCTATCACCCGACCGACGGCTACATTAACCCCGCCGACGTCACCATGGCGATGGCCAAGGGCGCGCGTCAGCGCGGCGTCATGATCGAACGCAAGTGGCAAGTCGACGGCTACGCGTGGAAGGGCGATCACTGGGAGGTGACCGTCACCAAGACCGCCGAGAAGGGTGGCAACCTCATCTCCACCGACGAGACCGTGGTGATCAAGGCCGAGCATGTGGTCACCGCCACCGGCAACCACGCGCAGCGCACCGCCAAGCTGCTGGGCATCAAGACCCCGGCGATCCCGGTCGAGCACCAGTTCATCGTCACCGAGCCCGATCCGGCGCTGGTCGAATACCGCAAGGCGGGCAACCCCGAGCACCCGGTGCTGCGCGATGCCGACGCCAAATGGTACGTCCGCGAAGAGCGCGGCGGCTGGATCCTCGGCCCCTATGAGCTTGGCGCCCCGGCCTGCTTCAAATACGGCGTGCCCGACAGCTTCCGTGCCGACCTCTTCCCGCTCGATCTCGAGCGGATCGAGGAAGAGTACATGAGCATGATCCACCGCATCCCGACCTCCGAGACGGTGGGCCTGAAGGACGATTTCAACGGCCCGATCTGCTACACGCCCGACGGCAACCCGCTGATCGGCCCGGCACCCGGCCTGCGCAACATGTGGCTGGCCGAGGGGTTCTCGTTCGGCATCACCGCCGCGGGCGGCGCGGGCTACTACCTTGCGCAGCTGATGACCGAGGGCGAGGCCGAGATCGACATGGGCAGCCTCGATCCCAAGCGGTACGGTCAGGACTGGATGACGACCGACTACGCCGTGGCCAAGAACGAGGAGGCCTACGAGCACGTCTACATCCTGCACCACCCCGACGAAGAGCGTCCGCGCGCCCGTCCGCTGCGCACCGCCCCCGCCTACGAGCGGCAGAAAGCGCTTGGCGCGCAGTTCGGCTGCGTCAACGGCTGGGAGCGTCCGAACTACTATGGTCCGCTCGACGCCGATGACAATTTCGACCATGACGCCCGCAGCTTCCGGCGCGGCGGCTGGTGGCAATACGCCATGGAAGAGGCCAAGGCGATCCGCGAGGGTGTCGGCATCATCGACGCCAGCGCCTTTGCCAAGCATGTGGTCAAGGGCCCCGGCGCCACCGCCTTCCTCGATCACCTGACCTGCAACAAGCTGCCCAAGGTCGGGCGGATCAACCTGACCTACGCGCTGTCGGTCAAGGGCACGACCCGCACCGAATACACCATCGTGCGTCTGGCCGAGGATGAGTACTATCTCGTCAGCGCCGGTGCGCTGCACGCCTACGATGAGGATTTCCTGCTCAAGGCTGCCGAGGACTTCGGCTTCGATCAGGGCTATTTCCACATTCAGGACGTGACCACGCAATGGGCGGTCTATGCTGTCGCTGGCCCCAAGTCGCGCGATCTGCTGAACGAGCTGGTGCGCGATGCCGAGCCGGAAACCGTGCTCAGCAACAAGCGCTTCCCGTGGCTGTCGATGCGCAACATCGAGCTGGGCATGTGCCCGGTCCGCGCCATCCGCGTCGCCTATACCGGCGAGCTTGGCTGGGAGTTGCACGTGCCGGTGGAGATGGGCCTCTACCTGTGGGATCAGCTGATGGCCGCAGGCGAGAAGCACGGGCTCAAGCCGGTTGGTACCCGCGCGCAGAACTGGCTGCGTCAGGAGAAGAGCTACCGCGCTTATGGCCACGAGCTTGGCCGCGACGCCACCCCGATGGAGGCGGACCTGCCGCGCTTCATCGACCTGTCGAAAGACTTCGCCGGCAAGGCCGCGATGGAAGCGACGGGCGTGCGCTCGAAATGCGTCACCGTCCTGATCGACGGGCCGGAAGACGCCGATCCTTGGGGCCGCGAGGCGCTGTTCGACGGCGAGACCCGCGTCGGGCGTCTGACCTCGGGCGGCTATTCGGTGGCCTTCGGCAAGTCGATCGGCATGGGCTATGTGAAGCCCGAGCAGGCGGTTGCGGGCACCAAGCTGAAGGTGAAGATGCAGGGCAAGCTTTGGGACGCCGAGGTGACCGAAGACAGCCCCTACGATCCCACCAACGCCAAGATCCGCATCGACGGCTGA
- a CDS encoding YtoQ family protein, which yields MGLNVYLSGEIHTDWREQIIEGAQGLDVTFSAPVTDHAASDDCGVSILGSEESKFWHDRKGAQVNAIRTRKAIADADVVVVRFGEKYKQWNAAFDAGYAAALGKSLIILQQPEHDHALKEVDAAALAVARAPGEVVSILRYVLTGALPG from the coding sequence ATGGGCCTCAACGTCTATCTCTCGGGAGAAATTCACACCGACTGGCGCGAGCAGATCATCGAAGGCGCGCAGGGGCTGGACGTGACCTTCAGCGCCCCGGTCACCGATCACGCGGCGAGCGACGATTGCGGCGTGTCGATCCTCGGCAGCGAGGAGAGCAAGTTCTGGCACGACCGCAAGGGCGCGCAGGTGAACGCGATCCGCACCCGCAAGGCCATCGCCGACGCCGATGTGGTGGTTGTGCGCTTCGGCGAGAAATACAAACAGTGGAATGCCGCCTTCGATGCGGGCTACGCCGCAGCGCTGGGCAAGTCGCTGATCATCCTGCAGCAGCCCGAGCATGACCACGCGCTGAAGGAGGTCGACGCCGCGGCGCTGGCGGTGGCGCGTGCACCGGGCGAGGTGGTGTCGATCCTGCGCTATGTGCTGACCGGCGCGCTGCCGGGGTAA
- a CDS encoding outer membrane beta-barrel protein: MDFPTSRYRAGLCACLLLLSLAAPALAQEEKNPEDPTKIATKAGVSYSDELSISGSLAFGPVTKLNARVSESGQWSIGASYLFSFAILTFSASENEFDNGSVQTRYSLGGFVPLTAMGLKTGKWQLFSPFGYTYSEGEVAVTDVALQETFNVEVSNNSGYVGLFGIRPFNERLTFLSGGIYTRGSDDFQGVSLGAGLSYHLGENDTVALFGSYIDNDFGEEQKLGVSYRHEF; encoded by the coding sequence TTGGATTTTCCAACCAGCCGATATCGCGCGGGGCTTTGTGCCTGCCTGCTTTTGCTTAGCCTCGCAGCGCCCGCGCTGGCGCAGGAGGAAAAGAACCCCGAAGATCCCACGAAGATCGCCACCAAGGCCGGAGTCTCTTACTCTGACGAGCTGTCGATCTCGGGCTCGCTGGCCTTCGGTCCGGTGACCAAGCTGAACGCGCGGGTGTCGGAGAGCGGGCAGTGGTCGATCGGTGCCTCATATCTCTTTTCCTTCGCCATTCTGACCTTCTCGGCGTCGGAGAATGAGTTCGACAATGGTTCGGTGCAGACACGCTATTCGCTGGGAGGCTTCGTGCCGCTGACCGCCATGGGCCTCAAGACCGGCAAGTGGCAGCTGTTCTCTCCCTTCGGCTACACCTACAGCGAGGGGGAAGTGGCGGTAACCGATGTTGCCTTACAGGAAACCTTCAACGTTGAGGTCAGCAACAACAGCGGCTACGTGGGCCTCTTCGGCATCCGCCCGTTCAATGAGCGGCTGACCTTCCTCTCGGGCGGCATCTACACCCGCGGATCGGATGATTTTCAAGGTGTCTCGCTGGGCGCGGGGCTGTCGTATCACCTTGGCGAGAACGACACGGTGGCGCTCTTCGGATCTTACATCGACAATGATTTCGGCGAGGAGCAGAAGCTCGGGGTCTCTTACCGGCACGAGTTCTGA
- the mscL gene encoding large conductance mechanosensitive channel protein MscL gives MIQEFKDFIAKGNVMDMAVGIIIGAAFTAIVKSLVGDIFNPIIALFTGGIDFSGWFYALDGGEYASLAAAQEAGASVFAIGSFLMAVINFFIIAFVVFMLVKMVNRIKSAAEKPDEVAPEVKTGPSELDILIEIRDALKK, from the coding sequence ATGATTCAGGAATTCAAGGATTTTATCGCCAAGGGCAACGTCATGGATATGGCGGTTGGCATCATTATCGGCGCCGCTTTCACCGCGATCGTCAAATCGCTGGTGGGCGACATTTTCAACCCGATCATCGCCCTCTTCACCGGCGGCATCGACTTCTCGGGCTGGTTCTACGCGCTGGACGGCGGCGAGTATGCCTCGCTGGCGGCAGCGCAGGAGGCCGGGGCCTCGGTCTTTGCCATCGGCAGCTTCCTGATGGCGGTGATCAACTTCTTCATCATCGCCTTCGTGGTCTTCATGCTGGTGAAGATGGTGAACCGCATCAAATCGGCTGCCGAAAAGCCCGATGAGGTGGCGCCCGAGGTGAAAACTGGCCCTTCGGAGCTAGATATCCTCATCGAGATCCGCGACGCGTTGAAGAAATAA
- the ccoS gene encoding cbb3-type cytochrome oxidase assembly protein CcoS — MNILAYLIPISLILGGLGLAFFVFTVKTRQYDDPEGDAQRILSGKYDDHPKQD; from the coding sequence ATGAATATCCTCGCCTATCTGATCCCGATCTCGCTGATCCTCGGCGGTCTCGGCCTCGCCTTCTTCGTCTTCACAGTGAAGACCCGTCAGTACGACGACCCCGAAGGCGACGCGCAGCGCATCCTTTCGGGCAAATATGACGACCATCCAAAGCAGGACTGA
- a CDS encoding heavy metal translocating P-type ATPase, whose amino-acid sequence MTAALRPQASACPACVAAPAAEALAERAGATEAKLALSLPTIHCAACMTAVESALEAAPGVHSARVNLSQKRVRIEAAPEITAADLIPVVEAAGYEAHELDAGTLAATATDKAGRDLLMRLAVAGFAAMNVMLLSIAVWSGAEGPTRDLFHWVSAAIVLPTIAFSAQPFFRNAWTALRAGHLNMDVPISLAILLAIATSLWETMLSGEHAYFDAAIALTFFLLTGRYLDHRTRAIARSAAEELSALEVPRAWRVTETGEEQVAASELRVGDLIRVRPGGRMPVDGEITEGTSELDRALLTGETRPVYAEPGRQVSAGEINLTGPLVIRASAVGRDTSLHRMADLVAVAESGRENYTPLADKAAKLYAPGVHILSALAFLGWLAWSGDLRVALNIAAAVLIITCPCALGLAVPAVTTAASGRLFKRGLLIKDGTALERLADVDTVVFDKTGTLTSGTPTLTNLDAFTRHDLSLALALAEGSAHPLSAALTHALRAAGIPAAEVTGITEVPGYGTQGIWQGREIRLGRAAWTGGGQSAMTASWLRVGNGPAQAFTFEDSLRAGAEEAVHALKEAGKEVILISGDGTAAVEALARRLGIPQWIAEALPQDKAARIKALSEQGAHVLMVGDGLNDTAALAVAHVSISPASALDAARVASDIVLLGSSLAPIPGALEVAGKATRRIRQNFAIATWYNVIAVPLAIAGLCSPLIAALAMSASSITVSLNALRLKASR is encoded by the coding sequence ATGACCGCCGCCCTGCGCCCGCAGGCTTCAGCCTGCCCCGCCTGTGTCGCCGCCCCCGCCGCCGAGGCGCTGGCCGAACGCGCGGGCGCAACCGAGGCCAAGCTGGCGCTCTCACTGCCCACCATCCATTGCGCCGCCTGCATGACGGCGGTGGAAAGCGCGCTCGAAGCCGCGCCCGGCGTGCACAGCGCGCGGGTCAACCTCAGCCAGAAACGCGTGCGCATCGAGGCCGCGCCCGAGATCACCGCCGCAGATCTGATCCCCGTGGTCGAGGCGGCGGGATACGAGGCGCATGAGCTTGACGCCGGCACGCTGGCCGCCACCGCCACCGACAAGGCCGGGCGCGATCTGCTGATGCGCCTCGCCGTGGCGGGCTTTGCCGCGATGAATGTCATGCTGCTGTCGATCGCCGTCTGGTCCGGCGCCGAAGGACCGACGCGCGATCTCTTCCACTGGGTCTCGGCGGCCATCGTGCTGCCGACCATCGCCTTCTCGGCCCAGCCCTTCTTCCGCAACGCTTGGACCGCGCTGCGCGCCGGGCATCTCAATATGGATGTGCCGATCTCGCTGGCGATCCTGCTGGCCATCGCCACCTCGCTCTGGGAGACCATGCTGTCGGGCGAGCACGCCTATTTCGACGCCGCCATCGCGCTGACCTTCTTCCTGCTCACCGGGCGCTATCTCGACCACCGCACCCGCGCCATCGCCCGCTCCGCCGCCGAGGAGCTTTCGGCGCTCGAAGTGCCGCGCGCCTGGCGCGTGACCGAGACCGGCGAAGAGCAGGTCGCCGCCAGCGAGCTGCGCGTCGGCGATCTCATCCGCGTGCGCCCCGGCGGCCGGATGCCGGTGGATGGCGAGATCACCGAAGGCACCTCCGAGCTGGACCGCGCCCTGCTCACCGGCGAGACGCGCCCGGTCTATGCCGAGCCGGGCAGGCAGGTCAGCGCTGGCGAGATCAACCTCACCGGCCCGCTGGTGATCCGCGCCAGCGCCGTGGGGCGCGACACCTCGCTGCACCGTATGGCCGATCTCGTCGCCGTGGCGGAATCCGGCCGCGAGAATTACACCCCGCTCGCCGACAAGGCCGCCAAGCTCTACGCGCCCGGCGTGCATATCCTGTCGGCTCTGGCCTTCCTTGGCTGGCTCGCGTGGTCCGGCGATCTGCGCGTGGCGCTCAATATCGCCGCGGCGGTGCTGATCATCACCTGCCCCTGCGCACTCGGCCTTGCGGTGCCCGCAGTCACCACCGCCGCCTCGGGACGGCTGTTCAAACGCGGCCTGCTGATCAAGGACGGCACCGCGCTGGAGCGTCTGGCGGATGTGGACACGGTGGTTTTCGACAAGACCGGCACGCTGACCAGCGGCACGCCGACGCTGACCAACCTTGATGCGTTCACCCGCCACGACCTGTCGCTCGCCCTTGCCCTCGCCGAAGGCTCGGCCCACCCGCTTTCCGCCGCGCTGACCCACGCCCTGCGCGCCGCTGGCATTCCCGCCGCCGAGGTCACCGGCATCACCGAAGTTCCCGGCTATGGCACGCAAGGTATCTGGCAGGGCCGCGAAATCCGCCTCGGCCGAGCCGCCTGGACCGGCGGCGGCCAGAGCGCCATGACCGCCAGCTGGCTGCGCGTCGGCAATGGCCCGGCGCAGGCGTTCACCTTCGAGGACAGCCTGCGCGCCGGGGCCGAAGAGGCGGTGCACGCGCTGAAGGAGGCGGGCAAGGAGGTGATCCTGATCTCTGGCGATGGCACTGCGGCGGTCGAAGCGCTGGCCCGCCGGCTCGGCATCCCTCAGTGGATTGCCGAGGCCTTGCCGCAGGACAAGGCCGCGCGGATCAAGGCGCTGTCCGAGCAGGGCGCGCATGTGCTGATGGTCGGCGACGGGCTCAACGACACGGCGGCGCTTGCTGTCGCGCATGTCTCGATCTCGCCGGCCTCGGCGCTCGATGCTGCGCGGGTCGCCTCGGACATCGTGCTGCTGGGCTCCTCGCTCGCGCCGATCCCCGGCGCGCTGGAGGTGGCAGGCAAGGCAACCCGCCGCATCCGCCAGAATTTCGCCATCGCCACATGGTACAATGTGATCGCCGTGCCGCTGGCCATCGCCGGGCTCTGCTCGCCGCTTATCGCGGCGCTGGCGATGTCGGCCTCTTCGATCACCGTGTCGCTGAACGCGCTGAGACTGAAAGCATCCCGATGA
- a CDS encoding Lrp/AsnC family transcriptional regulator, which yields MTLDDTDRRILRALQKQGRMSNAELSEKVNLSASACHRRVQRLEAEGYVKDYVALLNARKMGLASTVFVEIRLSAQADEVLEAFEKAVARVPAVLECHLMAGTADYILKVVAEDTEDFARIHRQYLTRLPGVAQMQSSFALRTVFKTTALPV from the coding sequence ATGACCCTCGACGACACCGACCGCCGTATCCTGCGTGCGCTGCAAAAGCAGGGGCGCATGTCCAACGCGGAACTGTCGGAGAAGGTGAACCTTTCGGCCTCGGCCTGCCATCGGCGGGTGCAGCGGCTGGAGGCCGAGGGCTATGTGAAGGATTACGTGGCGCTGCTCAACGCCCGCAAGATGGGTCTGGCGAGCACGGTCTTTGTCGAGATCCGGCTCAGCGCGCAGGCCGACGAGGTGCTGGAGGCCTTCGAGAAGGCGGTGGCGCGGGTGCCTGCGGTGCTGGAGTGTCACCTCATGGCGGGCACGGCGGATTACATCCTGAAGGTGGTGGCCGAAGACACCGAGGATTTCGCCCGCATCCACCGCCAGTATCTCACCCGGCTGCCGGGGGTGGCGCAGATGCAGTCGAGCTTTGCCCTGCGCACCGTGTTCAAGACCACTGCGCTGCCGGTGTGA
- the ald gene encoding alanine dehydrogenase: MKIGCPTEIKPQEFRVGLTPNAAREAAAHGHEVIVQQGAGLGAGFTDEDYTAAGARIAATAEEIWAEAEMIVKVKEPQAVERKQLGRGQLLFTYLHLAPDPEQTQDLLASGATCIAYETVTDARGGLPLLAPMSEVAGRLAPQMGAWSLQKANGGRGVLMGGVPGVGPANVLVLGGGVVGTHAARIAAGMGADVTVLDRSLPRLRQLDETFGGTFKNRYSTEGAVAELLTEADMVIGAVLIPGAEAPKLVSRGQLSTMKPGAVLVDVAIDQGGCFETSKATTHQDPVYTVDGIQHYCVANMPGAVPRSSTLALGNATLPFMLALAGKGWRVACAEDPHLGNGLNVHDGQITNAAVARALNLPLQSTEKAIAA, from the coding sequence ATGAAAATCGGTTGCCCGACAGAGATCAAACCGCAGGAATTCCGCGTCGGCCTGACGCCCAATGCCGCGCGTGAGGCGGCGGCGCATGGCCATGAGGTGATCGTGCAGCAGGGCGCCGGGCTCGGCGCAGGCTTCACCGACGAGGATTACACCGCCGCCGGTGCCCGCATCGCCGCCACCGCCGAGGAAATCTGGGCCGAGGCCGAGATGATCGTGAAGGTGAAAGAGCCGCAGGCGGTCGAGCGCAAGCAACTGGGACGCGGCCAGCTGCTCTTCACCTATCTGCACCTCGCCCCCGATCCCGAGCAGACGCAGGACCTACTGGCCTCCGGCGCCACCTGCATCGCCTATGAGACGGTCACCGACGCGCGCGGCGGGCTGCCGCTGCTGGCGCCCATGTCCGAGGTGGCGGGCCGTCTCGCGCCGCAGATGGGCGCATGGTCGCTGCAGAAGGCCAACGGTGGCCGCGGCGTGCTGATGGGCGGCGTGCCCGGCGTCGGCCCGGCCAATGTGCTGGTTCTGGGCGGCGGCGTCGTCGGCACCCATGCGGCGCGCATCGCCGCGGGCATGGGTGCGGATGTAACCGTGCTCGACCGCTCGCTGCCGCGTCTGCGCCAGCTCGACGAGACCTTCGGCGGCACCTTCAAGAACCGCTACTCCACCGAAGGCGCCGTGGCCGAACTGCTGACCGAGGCCGACATGGTGATCGGCGCAGTGCTGATCCCCGGCGCCGAAGCGCCGAAACTGGTGAGCCGCGGGCAGCTGTCGACCATGAAGCCCGGCGCGGTGCTGGTGGATGTGGCCATCGACCAGGGCGGCTGCTTCGAGACCTCCAAGGCGACCACTCATCAGGACCCGGTCTATACCGTCGACGGCATCCAGCATTACTGCGTCGCCAATATGCCCGGCGCGGTGCCGCGCAGCTCGACGCTGGCGCTCGGCAATGCCACGCTGCCCTTCATGCTGGCGCTGGCGGGCAAGGGCTGGCGCGTGGCCTGCGCCGAGGACCCGCATCTCGGCAACGGGCTCAACGTGCACGACGGCCAGATCACCAATGCCGCCGTCGCTCGCGCGCTGAACCTGCCGCTGCAAAGCACCGAAAAGGCCATCGCCGCCTGA
- a CDS encoding GMC family oxidoreductase, which yields MAFDHVIVGAGSAGCVLAKRLAEGGRRVLLLEAGGRDSYHWIHIPMGYLYCIGNPRTDWCYRTAEEKGLNGRSLLYPRGKVLGGCSSINGMLYLRGQAADYDGWRQMGLQGWGWDDVLPYFRKSEDYVEGESAAHGAGGEWRVENQRLHWDILDDWIKAAEAEGIPRVDDFNTGDNEGVSYFRVNQRNGWRMNTAKAFLRTTRSDRLKVETNAHVTRLLIEERRVVGVEYERGGQIHQLRPEGEVILSAGAVNSPHLLQVSGVGPAEHLRQHGIEVALDAPEVGGNLQDHLQLRCAWRLTGAKTLNTLASTLFGKGKIGLDYVLRRRGPMSMAPSQLGAFSRSREGLASADLEYHVQPLSLEAFGQPLHNFPAMTASVCNLRPESRGTVRLASRDAREAPVIAPNYLSTEGDRRVAADAIRQVRRIMAQQAMARYRPEELKPGPQFQTEEELQCAAGEVGTTIFHPVGTVRMGTEESAPLDADLRFRGLSNLRVVDASVMPRIVSGNTNSPTIMIAEKAADMMLHG from the coding sequence ATGGCGTTCGATCATGTGATTGTCGGGGCGGGAAGCGCCGGATGCGTGCTGGCCAAACGGCTGGCCGAGGGCGGGCGCCGCGTGCTGCTGCTCGAGGCGGGCGGGCGCGACAGCTACCACTGGATCCATATCCCGATGGGGTATCTCTACTGCATCGGCAACCCGCGCACCGACTGGTGCTACCGCACCGCCGAGGAGAAGGGGCTCAACGGGCGCTCGCTGCTCTACCCACGCGGCAAGGTGCTGGGCGGCTGCTCATCGATCAACGGCATGCTTTATCTGCGCGGGCAGGCGGCAGATTACGATGGCTGGCGTCAGATGGGCCTGCAGGGCTGGGGCTGGGACGACGTTCTGCCCTATTTCCGCAAGTCCGAGGATTACGTCGAGGGCGAAAGCGCGGCGCATGGCGCGGGCGGCGAGTGGCGCGTGGAAAACCAGCGCCTGCACTGGGACATCCTTGACGATTGGATCAAAGCCGCCGAGGCCGAGGGCATCCCGAGGGTCGATGATTTCAACACCGGCGACAACGAGGGCGTCAGCTATTTCCGGGTGAACCAGCGCAACGGCTGGCGGATGAACACCGCCAAAGCCTTCCTGCGCACCACCCGCAGCGACCGGCTGAAGGTCGAGACGAACGCCCATGTGACGCGGCTGCTGATCGAGGAGCGGCGCGTGGTGGGCGTCGAATACGAGCGAGGCGGGCAGATCCATCAGCTGCGTCCCGAAGGCGAGGTGATCCTCTCGGCGGGCGCGGTGAACTCGCCGCATCTGCTGCAGGTCTCGGGGGTGGGTCCGGCGGAGCATCTGCGGCAGCATGGGATCGAGGTGGCGCTGGACGCGCCCGAGGTGGGCGGCAACCTTCAGGACCATCTGCAACTGCGCTGCGCGTGGCGGCTCACCGGGGCCAAGACGCTCAACACTCTGGCCAGCACGCTTTTCGGCAAGGGCAAGATCGGGCTCGATTACGTGCTGCGGCGGCGCGGGCCGATGTCCATGGCGCCCTCGCAGCTTGGCGCCTTCTCGCGCTCGCGGGAGGGGCTGGCATCGGCGGATCTCGAATACCATGTGCAGCCGCTCTCGCTCGAGGCCTTCGGCCAGCCGCTGCATAATTTCCCCGCGATGACCGCGAGCGTGTGCAACCTGCGCCCTGAAAGCCGCGGCACGGTGCGGCTGGCCTCGCGCGATGCGCGCGAAGCGCCGGTGATCGCGCCCAACTACCTGTCGACCGAGGGCGACCGGCGGGTTGCGGCGGATGCCATCCGGCAGGTGCGCCGGATCATGGCGCAGCAGGCCATGGCGCGCTACCGGCCCGAGGAGTTGAAGCCGGGGCCACAGTTCCAGACCGAGGAGGAGTTGCAATGCGCGGCGGGCGAGGTGGGCACCACCATCTTCCATCCGGTGGGCACGGTGCGCATGGGCACCGAAGAGAGCGCGCCGCTGGACGCGGACCTGCGCTTCCGGGGGCTTTCGAACCTGCGGGTGGTGGATGCCAGCGTGATGCCGCGGATCGTCTCGGGCAACACCAACTCGCCCACCATCATGATCGCCGAGAAGGCTGCGGACATGATGCTGCACGGCTGA